One segment of Thermococcus sp. AM4 DNA contains the following:
- the cas2 gene encoding CRISPR-associated endonuclease Cas2, whose product MYIIVVYDVNVKRVNHVKKFLRQHLHWVQNSVFEGEVTRAEYERIKAGLKEIIDESEDSVVIYRLRSQPLRDVLGTEKNPLEDII is encoded by the coding sequence ATGTACATTATCGTGGTCTACGACGTGAACGTCAAGCGCGTCAACCACGTGAAGAAGTTCCTCCGCCAGCACCTCCACTGGGTCCAGAACAGCGTCTTCGAGGGCGAGGTCACGAGGGCGGAATACGAGCGCATCAAGGCCGGGCTGAAGGAGATAATAGACGAGAGCGAGGATTCGGTGGTAATCTACCGTCTCCGCTCCCAGCCACTGCGCGACGTTCTCGGAACGGAGAAGAACCCGCTGGAGGACATCATTTGA
- a CDS encoding PD-(D/E)XK nuclease family protein, producing the protein MNLPEEIESFNERIRNAIDGNHRPERRIWVTSLSYCLRKTALDIYLNAYSPSRSWEARIGSALHGWLAEVVGSAEFEVPVEYELKEGWKLFGRVDAVKGPYVLEFKFKGFEGNGEGIPRKNQDLEHAEPSREWVEQINAYMGMLGRAKGYIYIFDRNGLDFRVFPVEFDESLFKRFLRRAERVIEAVEELESGKFPRWISTVGRKDWVCNRCPYRPICAEIDREELKVK; encoded by the coding sequence GTGAACCTTCCCGAGGAAATCGAATCCTTCAACGAGAGGATTAGGAACGCCATAGACGGCAACCACAGGCCCGAGAGGAGGATATGGGTAACCTCTCTGAGCTACTGCCTCAGGAAGACCGCCCTTGACATATACCTCAATGCGTACAGTCCCTCGCGTAGCTGGGAAGCCAGGATAGGCTCCGCCCTGCACGGCTGGCTGGCGGAGGTCGTCGGGAGTGCGGAGTTCGAGGTGCCGGTTGAGTACGAACTGAAGGAGGGCTGGAAGCTCTTTGGACGGGTTGATGCCGTTAAAGGCCCATATGTCCTCGAGTTCAAGTTCAAGGGGTTTGAGGGCAACGGTGAAGGAATCCCGCGAAAAAATCAGGACCTTGAGCACGCGGAGCCATCGCGGGAGTGGGTCGAGCAGATTAACGCCTACATGGGAATGCTCGGGAGGGCGAAGGGGTACATCTACATCTTCGATAGGAACGGGCTTGACTTCCGAGTATTCCCCGTCGAGTTCGATGAGAGCCTTTTCAAAAGGTTTCTGAGGAGGGCCGAGAGGGTTATCGAAGCCGTTGAGGAGCTGGAAAGCGGGAAGTTTCCGCGCTGGATATCGACGGTTGGAAGAAAGGACTGGGTGTGCAACCGCTGTCCATACAGGCCGATTTGCGCCGAGATTGACAGGGAGGAGCTAAAGGTCAAATGA
- the cas1b gene encoding type I-B CRISPR-associated endonuclease Cas1b, with the protein MRKRSLTLLSDGTLFRRENTLYFENERGRKPLAVEGIYDLYIYGHVTITSQALHYLAQKGITVHFFNHYGHYDGSFYPRESLNSGDLVIRQAEHYLDGEKRLKLARLFVRGSALNMERNLRRWKVNDGFSEELRELLEELEGAEKITEVMNVEARIREAYYSRWDDHLPEGFKIVKRTRRPPGNEMNALISFLNSRLYATIVSELYNTQLVPTVSYLHEPGERRFSLALDLSEIFKPIIADRLATRLITKKILSKEHFREELNGVLLTKEGMKKVLSEYEKELTKSIKHPELKRNVTKKRLIRLEAYKLIKHLVGVKEYEPLVAWF; encoded by the coding sequence ATGAGAAAGCGCTCCCTGACCCTGCTTTCAGACGGAACGCTTTTCCGGCGGGAGAACACGCTCTACTTCGAGAATGAACGCGGCAGGAAGCCCCTCGCCGTCGAGGGCATCTACGACCTCTATATTTATGGCCATGTGACAATAACCTCTCAGGCCCTCCACTACCTGGCCCAGAAGGGCATAACGGTTCACTTCTTCAACCACTACGGGCACTACGACGGGAGCTTTTACCCGAGAGAAAGCCTGAACTCCGGGGACTTGGTCATCAGGCAGGCGGAGCACTACCTTGACGGGGAAAAGCGCCTCAAACTGGCGAGGCTCTTCGTTAGGGGAAGCGCGCTCAACATGGAGCGGAACCTGAGGCGCTGGAAAGTTAATGATGGCTTCTCTGAGGAGCTGAGGGAACTCCTGGAGGAACTTGAGGGGGCGGAGAAAATAACGGAAGTGATGAACGTCGAGGCGAGGATTCGCGAGGCCTACTATTCGAGATGGGACGACCACCTTCCCGAAGGCTTCAAAATAGTTAAGCGCACGCGCAGGCCGCCGGGGAACGAGATGAACGCGCTTATAAGCTTCCTCAACTCAAGGCTCTACGCGACGATAGTCAGCGAGCTCTACAACACCCAGCTTGTCCCTACCGTCAGCTACCTCCACGAGCCCGGGGAGAGGCGCTTTTCCCTTGCCCTCGACCTGAGCGAGATTTTCAAGCCGATAATAGCGGACAGGCTCGCGACGAGGCTGATAACGAAGAAAATCCTCTCGAAGGAGCACTTCCGGGAGGAGCTCAACGGCGTTCTCCTGACGAAGGAGGGAATGAAGAAGGTCCTTTCCGAGTACGAGAAGGAGCTGACGAAGAGCATTAAACACCCCGAGCTGAAGAGGAACGTTACGAAGAAACGGTTAATTCGTCTCGAGGCTTACAAGCTCATCAAGCACCTCGTTGGGGTTAAGGAGTACGAGCCGCTGGTGGCGTGGTTCTGA
- the cas4 gene encoding CRISPR-associated protein Cas4, producing the protein MNYSPNCNSPQEYPLTDLLITGTEINYLFICPTKLWYFARGITMEQESDWVDLGRFLHEQRYANEEKEVLVGSIKIDFIRRGDTIEVHEVKLGKSMEKAHEMQALYYLYYLKKLGIKAKAVLHYPKLNETKEIVLDGKEDEIEGAIKGVERVKSLPAPPRPVKSKKCLKCAYYELCWV; encoded by the coding sequence ATGAATTACAGTCCAAACTGTAACTCCCCTCAGGAATACCCCCTCACCGACCTCCTCATCACAGGCACGGAGATAAACTACCTCTTCATCTGCCCAACCAAGCTCTGGTACTTCGCGAGGGGCATCACGATGGAGCAGGAGAGCGATTGGGTCGATTTGGGCCGGTTTCTCCACGAACAACGCTACGCCAACGAGGAAAAGGAAGTTCTCGTCGGGAGCATAAAGATTGACTTCATTCGGCGGGGCGATACCATAGAGGTCCACGAGGTAAAGCTCGGCAAAAGCATGGAGAAGGCCCACGAGATGCAGGCGCTCTACTACCTTTACTACCTCAAGAAGCTCGGCATAAAGGCAAAGGCCGTCCTTCACTACCCGAAGCTCAACGAGACGAAAGAGATAGTCCTCGACGGCAAGGAAGATGAAATCGAGGGGGCGATAAAAGGGGTCGAGCGAGTTAAGTCCCTCCCTGCTCCACCGAGGCCGGTTAAATCAAAGAAATGCCTCAAATGCGCCTACTACGAACTCTGCTGGGTCTGA